A section of the Castanea sativa cultivar Marrone di Chiusa Pesio chromosome 12, ASM4071231v1 genome encodes:
- the LOC142621212 gene encoding pentatricopeptide repeat-containing protein At3g18110, chloroplastic: MVSSPTLAFTSSTLLLHSPDPSTKVCKCKTFFVSCSSNSATSTTTDTTSTGSDPVTINNDNRSNGNINTQKFSYSRASPSVRWPHLKLTETYQSSQTQFTFPSPPLTHVVEDAGLSVKTSDSGTKEKTQNGNDGVESESLNMNDETQQVLGRPSKTKFKKMTKLALKRAKDWRERAQFLTDRILGLKSEEFVADVLDDRKVQMTPTDFCFVVKWVGRSNWQRALEVYEWLNLRHWFSPNARMLATILSILGKANQEALAVEIFSRTESAVGNTVQVYNAMMGVYARNGRFNKVQELLDLMRERGCEPDLVSFNTLINARLKSGAMVPNLAIDLLNEVRRSGLRPDIITYNTLISACSRESNLEEAVKVYNDMEEHSCQPDLWTYNAMISVYGRCGLSSKAMQLFNDLESKGFLADAVTYNSLLYAFAREGNVEKVKEVWEEMIKMGFGKDEMTYNTVIHMYGKQGRHDLALQLYKDMKLSVRNPDAITYTVLIDSLGKASKIMEAANVMSEMLDAGVKPTLRTYSALICGYAKVGMRAEAEETFDCMLRSGIRADHLAYSVMLDILLRFNDTKKAMVLYRKMVCDGFTPDHALYEFMLRVFVRENNLECIEKVMRDMEELCGMNPQVISSILVKGGCYDHAAKMLRLAISKGYELERENLVSILSSYSSSGRHLEARELLEFLREHAPGSKQLLTEALVVILSKAHQLDAALKEYTNTRGFGSFSGSSILYETLIQGCEENELYGEASQLFSDMRFFGVEASENLYQIMVLIYCKMGFPETAHHLIDQAEMKGILFENVSMYVDVVEAYGKLKLWQKSESLVGNLRQKCTTVDRKVWNALIQAYAASGCYERARAIFNTMMRDGPSPTVDSINGLLRALVVDGRLKELYVVIQELQDIGFKISKSSILLMLEAFTQVGDVFEVMKIYHGMKATGYFPTMHLYRIMIGLLCKVKRVRDVEAMVSEMEEAGFKPDLSIWNSILKLYAGIEDFKKTAQVYQRIQEAGLNPDEDTYNTLIIMYCRDHRPEEGLSLMQNMRRLSLEPKLDTYKSLIAAFGKQKLLEQAEELFEELRSNGSKLDRSFYHIMMKMFRNTGNHSKAEKLLGMMKEAGIEPTIATMHLLMVSYGSSGQPQEAEKVLNNLKGTGLNLDTLPYSSVIDAYLKNGDYNAGIQKLIEMKEGGLEPDHRVWTCFIRAASLCKQTSEMLILLNALRDAGFDLPIRLLTERSESLVSEVDHCLEKLEPVEDNAAFNFVNALVNLLWAFELRATASWVFQLAIKRSIYHHDVFRVAEKDWKADFRKLSAGSALVGLTLWLDHMQDASLQGCPESPKSVVLITGTAEYNMVSLNSTLMACLWEMGSPFLPCKTRSGLLVAKAHSLRMWLKDSPFCLDLELKDAASLPESNSMQLIEGCFIRRGLVPAFKDITERLGLVRPKKFARLALLSDDRRDKAIRADIEGGKAKLEKMKSKFALSRKGKTKKLRNGKYFRRAILSNVER; the protein is encoded by the exons ATGGTTTCCTCACCAACGCTGGCCTTTACCTCATCAACCTTATTACTACACTCACCAGACCCATCTACTAAGGTATGCAAATGCAAAACCTTCTTTGTTTCTTGTTCTTCAAATTCTGCTACTTCTACTACTACTGATACTACAAGCACTGGCTCTGACCCAGTGACTATTAATAATGACAATAGGAGTAATGGTAACATTAACACTCAGAAATTTAGCTATAGCAGAGCCTCTCCGTCAGTGAGATGGCCCCACTTGAAACTCACTGAAACTTACCAATCTTCTCAGACCCAATTCACATTTCCATCTCCTCCTCTGACCCATGTTGTCGAGGATGCTGGTTTGTCTGTAAAAACCTCGGATTCTGGGACAAAAGAGAAAACCCAGAATGGGAATGATGGTGTTGAATCAGAATCTTTGAATATGAATGATGAAACCCAACAAGTGTTGGGGAGGCCTAGCAAGACTAAGTTTAAGAAAATGACTAAATTGGCCCTTAAGAGAGCTAAAGATTGGAGGGAGAGAGCGCAATTCTTGACTGATAGGATTTTAGGATTGAAATCTGAGGAGTTTGTGGCTGATGTGTTGGATGACCGGAAGGTTCAGATGACTCCCACTGATTTTTGCTTTGTGGTGAAATGGGTGGGCCGGTCGAACTGGCAACGCGCATTGGAGGTGTACGAGTGGTTGAATTTGCGACATTGGTTCTCCCCGAATGCACGGATGCTTGCCACCATCTTGTCGATTCTTGGAAAGGCTAACCAAGAAGCCTTGGCTGTGGAGATTTTTTCCAGGACAGAGTCTGCGGTTGGTAATACTGTCCAAGTGTACAATGCCATGATGGGTGTGTATGCGAGGAATGGGAGGTTCAATAAGGTTCAAGAACTGCTTGATTTAATGCGCGAAAGAGGGTGCGAGCCAGACCTTGTGAGTTTCAACACTTTGATTAATGCCCGTTTGAAGTCGGGTGCTATGGTGCCTAACTTGGCTATTGATCTTTTGAATGAGGTAAGGAGGTCAGGACTTAGGCCGGATATAATAACTTACAATACTCTTATTAGTGCTTGTTCCCGTGAATCAAATTTGGAGGAGGCTGTGAAGGTTTACAATGATATGGAGGAACATAGTTGCCAGCCAGATTTATGGACTTATAATGCTATGATTTCAGTGTATGGGAGATGTGGACTGTCTAGCAAAGCTATGCAGCTATTTAACGATTTGGAGTCAAAAGGGTTTTTGGCTGATGCGGTGACGTATAATTCTTTGTTATATGCTTTTGCAAGAGAAGGGAATGTGGAGAAGGTGAAGGAGGTTTGGGaagaaatgataaaaatggGGTTTGGTAAAGATGAGATGACATACAATACTGTAATCCACATGTATGGGAAGCAGGGCCGACATGATTTAGCATTGCAGCTTTACAAGGACATGAAATTGTCAGTTCGAAATCCTGATGCGATTACATACACTGTTTTGATTGATTCACTTGGGAAAGCGAGTAAGATAATGGAGGCTGCAAATGTGATGTCAGAGATGTTGGATGCAGGAGTTAAACCCACTTTGCGGACTTATAGTGCTTTAATTTGTGGGTATGCAAAAGTTGGGATGCGGGCAGAGGCTGAAGAGACGTTTGATTGCATGCTTAGGTCTGGGATTAGGGCTGATCATCTAGCATACTCAGTTATGTTGGATATCTTACTGCGGTTCAATGATACAAAAAAGGCAATGGTGTTGTATCGAAAAATGGTGTGTGATGGCTTCACACCTGATCATGCCCTTTATGAGTTCATGCTCCGAGTATTTGTGAGGGAAAACAATTTGGAATGTATTGAAAAAGTGATGAGGGATATGGAAGAATTGTGTGGTATGAATCCACAAGTTATTTCTTCCATTCTTGTTAAGGGGGGATGCTATGACCATGCTGCTAAAATGTTGAGATTGGCCATTAGCAAAGGCTATGAACTGGAACGTGAGAATTTGGTATCTATCTTGAGTTCATATAGTTCGTCCGGAAGGCACTTAGAAGCACGTGAATTGCTTGAATTCTTGAGAGAACATGCTCCTGGCTCAAAGCAACTGTTAACTGAAGCATTGGTTGTCATACTTAGCAAGGCTCACCAATTGGATGCTGCCTTAAAGGAATATACTAATACTAGGGGATTTGGTTCATTTAGTGGAAGTTCTATCTTGTATGAAACCCTGATTCAAGGGTGTGAAGAAAATGAGCTCTATGGTGAAGCTTCTCAGCTTTTCTCTGACATGAGATTCTTTGGTGTTGAAGCATCTGAAAATCTTTACCAAATTATGGTACTCATATATTGTAAAATGGGCTTCCCTGAGACTGCCCACCATTTAATTGATCAGGCTGAAATGAAAGgtattttgtttgaaaatgtcTCAATGTACGTTGATGTTGTTGAGGCCTATGGGAAATTGAAGCTATGGCAGAAATCAGAAAGCTTGGTGGGAAATCTTAGGCAAAAATGTACAACAGTGGATAGGAAGGTTTGGAATGCTTTAATTCAAGCTTATGCTGCAAGTGGTTGCTATGAGCGAGCCAGGGCTATTTTTAATACAATGATGAGAGATGGCCCTTCCCCAACTGTAGATTCCATAAATGGTCTATTGCGAGCTTTAGTTGTCGATGGGAGATTGAAAGAGCTTTATGTGGTAATCCAGGAGTTGCAAGATATTGGTTTTAAGATAAGCAAAAGTTCTATTCTTTTGATGCTTGAAGCATTCACTCAAGTTGGAGATGTTTTTGAGGTGATGAAAATATATCATGGAATGAAAGCTACTGGTTATTTTCCCACCATGCATCTTTACAGGATTATGATTGGTTTGCTGTGCAAGGTAAAGCGAGTGAGGGATGTTGAAGCCATGGTATCTGAAATGGAAGAGGCAGGATTTAAACCTGATCTTTCAATATGGAATTCTATTCTTAAGTTATATGCAGGAATTGAGGATTTCAAAAAGACTGCCCAAGTGTACCAGCGAATCCAAGAAGCTGGACTTAATCCAGATGAGGATACTTACAATACTTTGATTATAATGTACTGTAGGGACCATAGACCAGAGGAAGGTTTGTCACTGATGCAAAACATGAGAAGGCTGAGCCTGGAACCTAAGTTAGACACATACAAAAGCCTGATTGCAGCATTTGGTAAGCAGAAGCTGTTGGAACAAGCTGAGGAACTTTTTGAAGAGTTAAGGTCAAATGGATCTAAATTGGATCGTTCCTTTTATCATATAATGATGAAAATGTTTAGAAATACTGGAAACCATTCCAAGGCAGAAAAGCTATTGGGCATGATGAAAGAGGCAGGAATAGAACCCACCATTGCCACAATGCATCTGCTTATGGTTTCTTATGGCAGCTCTGGACAGCCTCAGGAAGCTGAAAAAGTGCTTAACAATTTGAAAGGAACTGGCTTAAATCTTGATACACTACCATACAGTTCAGTTATTGATGCTTATCTCAAGAATGGTGATTATAATGCTGGAATACAAAAGCTCATAGAGATGAAGGAAGGTGGTTTGGAGCCAGACCATAGAGTATGGACATGCTTCATTAGGGCTGCAAGCTTGTGCAAGCAAACAAGTGAGATGCTTATCCTCTTAAATGCACTCCGGGATGCTGGGTTTGATCTTCCCATCAG GCTTCTGACAGAAAGATCTGAGTCACTTGTTTCAGAGGTAGACCATTGTCTAGAGAAACTAGAACCCGTGGAAGACAATGCAgcctttaattttgtcaatgCTTTGGTGAACCTATTGTGGGCATTTGAACTCCGGGCTACAGCTTCATGGGTTTTCCAACTGGCgatcaagaggagcatctatcACCATGACGTGTTCAG AGTAGCTGAAAAGGACTGGAAGGCTGATTTTAGAAAGTTGTCTGCTGGTTCAGCTCTTGTTGGTCTTACTTTATGGCTTGACCATATGCAG GATGCATCATTGCAGGGTTGTCCTGAGTCTCCAAAATCAGTTGTTCTGATAACAGGGACGGCAGAGTATAACATGGTTTCCCTCAATAGCACATTGATGGCTTGCCTTTGGGAGATGGGGTCCCCTTTTCTTCCTTGTAAAACACGAAGCGGGCTCCTCGTAGCTAAGGCACACTCCCTTAGGATGTGGTTAAAAGACTCCCCATTTTGTTTGGACCTTGAGTTGAAAGATGCCGCATCTCTCCCTGAATCAAACTCCATGCAGCTCATTGAAGGATGCTTCATTAGACGTGGCCTTGTTCCTGCATTCAAGGACATAACTGAGAGACTTGGACTAGTGAGGCCCAAGAAGTTTGCCAGATTAGCTTTGCTATCTGATGACAGAAGAGATAAAGCTATTCGAGCTGACATAGAAGGGGGGAAAGCAAAGCTGGAAAAAATGAAGAGCAAGTTCGCACTTAGTAGAAAGgggaagaccaagaagcttagaAATGGGAAATATTTTCGGAGAGCTATACTGTCAAACGTTGAAAGATGA
- the LOC142619656 gene encoding large ribosomal subunit protein eL13z gives MVKHNNVIPNGHFKKHWQNYVKTWFNQPARKERRRIARQKKAVKIFPRPTTGKLRPIVHGQTLKYNMKVRSGRGFSLEELKAAGIPKKYAQSIGIAVDHRRRNRSLEGLQANVQRLKTFKAKLVVFPRRVGKFKAGDSAPEELASATQVQGPYLPIVREKPSVELVKVTEEMKSFKAYDKLRLERMNVRHVGARQKKAAEAEKDEKK, from the exons ATGGTGAAGCACAACAATGTTATCCCTAATGGGCATTTTAAAAAGCACTGGCAGAACTATGTGAAGACATGGTTCAATCAACCAGCTCGCAAGGAGAGAAGAAGAATTG CTCGCCAGAAGAAGGCTGTCAAAATCTTCCCCCGCCCTACTACTGGAAAACTCCGTCCTATTGTTCATGGACAGACACTGAAGTATAACATGAAAGTGAGATCTGGAAGGGGCTTTTCTCTGGAAGAATTAAAG GCTGCAGGTATTCCCAAGAAGTATGCACAGTCCATTGGGATTGCAGTTGATCATCGCAGAAGGAATCGTTCCCTGGAGGGTCTTCAGGCTAATGTTCAGAGGCTGAAGACATTTAAGGCCAAATTGGTCGTCTTCCCAAGGCGTGTCGGCAAATTTAAG GCTGGTGATTCTGCACCTGAGGAACTTGCATCTGCCACCCAGGTCCAAGGCCCATACTTGCCCATTGTACGCGAGAAGCCATCCGTGGAGCTTGTGAAGGTTACTGAAGAGATGAAATCATTCAAGGCCTATGACAAACTCCGTCTTGAGCGGATGAATGTCCGTCATGTTGGTGCCAGGCAGAAGAAAGCAGCAGAAGCTGAGAAGGACGAAAAGAAGTAG